The sequence TTACAACCTGTGTGACCGCTCTGAGGCTTGGGGCATCATCCTGGAAGCTGTGGCGGGGGCGGGCATCGTCACCACCTTCGTCCTCACCATCATCCTCGTGGCCAGCCTCCCCTTCGTGCAGGACACCAAGAAGCGGAGCCTGCTGGGAACCCAGGTGTTCTTCCTGCTGGGGACCCTGGGCCTCTTCTGCCTTGTCTTCGCCTGCGTGGTGAAGCCCGACTTCTCCACCTGTGCCTCCCGGCGCTTCCTCTTCGGGGTCCTGTTCGCCATCTGCTTCTCCTGCCTGGTGGCCCACGTCTTGGCCCTCCACTTCCTGGTCCGGAAGAACCACGGGCCCCGGGGCTGGGTGATCTTCCTGGTGGCCCTGCTGCTGAGCCTCGTGGAGGTGATCATCAACACGGAGTGGCTAATCATCACGCTGGTGCGGGGAGCCAGCACCGAGGGTGATGCCCCAGGCAACGGCAGCGCGGGCTGGGTGGCCGTCTCCCCCTGCGCCATCGCCAACGCGGACTTTGTCATGGCGCTCATCTacgtgatgctgctgctgctctgcgCCTTCACGGGGGCCTGGTCGGCCCTGTGCGGCCGCTTCAAGCGCTGGCGGAAGCACGGGGTCTTTGTGCTGCTCACCACGACCACCTCCATCGCCGTCTGGGTGGTGTGGATCGTCATGTACACCTACGGCAACCGGCAGCACAACAGCCCCACGTGGGATGACCCCACGCTGGCCATCGCCCTCGCCGCGAATGCCTGGGCCTTTGTCCTCTTCTACGTCATCCCTGAGGTCTCCCAGGTGACCAGGCCCAGCCCGGAGCAGAGCTACCAGGGGGATCTGTACCCCACCCGAGGAGTGGGCTACGAGACCATTCTGAAAGAGCAGAAGGGCCAGAGCATGTTTGTGGAAAACAAGGCCTTTTCCATGGACGAGCCAGCCTCAGGTGGGTCACGGGACACCCTCCTCGGGTCCCCTCTTGGTGgtgacttagttgctcagttgtatttgactcttgtgaccttatggaccatagcccgccaggctcctctgtccgtgggatttcccaggcaagaatatgggagtgggttgccatttccttctccaggaaggttccctttatttctcaaaaaaatcttttgaaactttttattttatattgggggatattcgattaacagtgttgtgatactAATGGTTTCAGGTGAAGCAAACGGACTCAACCATGCCTGttgttgtggcttgtgggatcttagttccccaaccagggattgaaccccaggccatggtagtgaaagcgccaagtcctaaccactggattgccggGGAATCCCTGCCAGGTCCTCTTTTATTCCAGATGACTTATTGCAGGACTGGGGACTAGTCTGAGCAAAATGAGAGGTGCCTGAGAATATCCAGAGTTCTCTGCGATCAAGTTCccaaatttttttctctatactCATGCAATTCATCAGTGTATTTTCATTGTAAAATCTGACACAGTAGGGATAAATTaccctccactgtctccctaatTCTACcctgttccttcctcttctgtccacaggactgATCACGGTTGACTGATATTTTCCCCCtaggtgcctcagtttcctcatctgtaaaatggggataatagtgcTTCCTGTTTCATAGGATTCTTTTGAGGATTCAgttaatgctcttttttttttttttgagccatgCTTCATGGCatgggagatcttagttccccaaccaggcattgaacccttgCCCCGTGCAGTGAAAACAcgaagttctaaccactggaacTCCAGGGAATTGCCCAACTACTGCATCTTCCTGGCCCTTGGAAAATGCTCCAGAAGTATTAGCCATCAGTTTGGCATTAGCTCTATCAACTTTgtgtattactattatttttctgtcattATTATCCATCCAGAGCTTGTTTTTCTATTACATACATAGCCATAGCCTTAGCttcctttaaaagttttttcagttaaaaattttccctttttcatgAAAGTGTGTGTGCCACATGCTGACCTAAGCGGCACCCACTATTCAATCACCGGCTTGTTCCCAAGCTCCTGCCCTGGCTCTTTGTTAATGGGATGGGGTTCTCCTCCAGAACCAGCACTCGGGGTGCCAGGCAGGAACAGAGCCTTGGGTTTTGGAGTTAAGGACGCCccggaggtggaggtgggggagagaagCCCCCGCAGCCTGCGGCCAGGCCCCCCTTGGgagcagcctgggaggcaggaacAGTGAACGGCAGTGGCCGTTCTCTGAGAGACGTGTCCGGACACGCTCCCTGCTCCCCGCAGAAGCAGTCTTCTGCGGTTCACCGTCAGGACCACTAGCGTTTACTGAGCACCAACCGAGCACCAGGGCTGAGCCTTTACGGACGCGCCCTGTAGCCTGCGTCTCGTGTGCTCTTTTAGCCGGCTGGCTGCAGCCCCTTCATCCGCTGTGACCCGGAAAGCCTGGACTCTGACCCTGGCCTGTGCTGATCGAGGCGTCTGGGGGCTTCAGACTTGACCTGCCTGATTGGAGCACCGACCAGCTCTGGGGCTTCTGCCAGGGGTCAGAGGCCAgggaggttgcagagtcagagccCGCTGCCTTTTCTCTGCAAGCTGAGGTCCCTGTGATCCCAGCTTTGGGGAAAGGCTAGATCCTCACCCTGCCAAGCGCTGATCTTTGACCTGCCCGCCCCCGGGTGGCCCTGGCACATGCACAGCCTGGGGCCACGTCTGGGAgcggggcagggggtggtgggtGAGGCTCACAGACCAGTGTTGGGAGCAGCCTTGGCCGCCCCCACCTCGCCTCCCACGCTGCCTGCCTGTCAGGCCCAGGGTTCTCAGCCTTTGTCCTCAAGGTAAACACTTCTGGGGCTGTGAGagggttttttccttttatttttgttttttttccctaaatggaAAAATCAATTGAGTGAGCCCGGCACTTAGGAGGCCCTATAGAACTGTGGTCCCTACGAGCTGCGGGGCCGTCAGCTGGCCTGGCCCCCCGGGGCTCAGCCCGCTCCCCGGACCCCAGGAATGGTCAGCAGTTTTCCGCAGCCGCAGCGCCCAGGACAGGACAGATCGGGAAATCGACAGCCGTGATGGCACAGGGGAGTGTTTCTGAGGCTGAAAATAGTTCTGGAAACTTGCCAAGGGGCCACGGGGCTGGATATGCCTTCTGTcccctgggggggtggggggcaggcagtgGCTCTGGGTCCTGGGCGGTCAGCACCCAGCTCTGCCCCGTGGAAACATGGGCGGTGGGGTCCCTGCTGTATTTACCCCGGTGCCTGGCAGCTGGCCCGCAGCGGGAGAGGCCAGAGCTGGAGGCTGGCCATCTTGGAAGGCCGCCGAAGGTCCATGTGCCCGTCTTGGCCTCTGGCCCCGGAGGGCAGACGGGGATGTGAAGGTTGCTGACGGAGCGTTTTTCGGTAGGAAGGGGTCTCGCGCTACAGGAAAACCCAAGAGGAAGGCAAACATCATGCTCTCTGCATCCAAACAAAGGGATGCTGGGCTCCAGTGGCGGGGGGCCCACACCTATGGCCTCACCCCCAGGGCTGGCCCAGCCCTCTTGGCCTCTTCCTGCTCCCTGGGGAGCCTCCCTTGAGAGCTGGAAAGGGAGCTGAGAGCCCAGCCCTGGAACAGCACCTGTGTCTCCTTGCAGCTAAGAGACCGGTGTCACCATACAGCGGGTACACCGGGCAGCTGCTGACCAGCATGTACCAGCCCACTGAGATGGCCCTGATGCACAAAACCCCGGTGAGTGGGGTCCCCGGGCCCCCCGGCCCTGCGGGAGCCGGGAGGCCAGTGCTGGCAGGGTgggtggaggtggtggggaggaggctggCTCTGCGTCCGATGGGTCTGCCTTGGGGAACCCAGGGCCCCCCGATGCCGTTTTCCTGGGAGTGACAATCCCACTGCCTTCAGCAACACTGCGGCGGGGCCTACCTGCCCCGCATCATCAGGGATCACACAACCCCCTGAGGCCAGATGCTCAGAGCGGTCTCTCTTCATGCTGGTGGGAGCCGCCAGCTGTCCCCCACGCAGGGACAAGGGGGCCTCAGCCAGGTATCTGCGTTCCTGGTGGACAGAGGCGCACACGGCGGGTCTGGGTAGATCCTGACTCCGCAACCACAGCTGTCCCAGGAGGGCCCCcagctccccttcccccaccagcAGGCAGCCACTCTCAGCTTCACACCTCCCCTGGGTTCTGGAAGCCAGATGCTCCGTTAGCCAAGGGAGGGGGGTGGGAACAGGAAGCCGCTGGGTTAGAGTCTTACTCACTCCATTTGTGTTCCTCCTCCCGGTGGCTGGCAGTCACTGTGCGCAGAGGTCAGTGACCCCCCCTTGGCAGGAGGCTGGGAACAGGAAGCAGGGAGGTCAGTGGGGTGGCGTTCTCATCCTCTCCCCGCCTGGAGCCCTGGGGGCTGGGTGAAGCCAGTGCACCCCACACTTCCAGTCCCGGGCCTGAACCCGTGGCCTGCAAGAGCGGGCTGTggccaggagctgggagggcaGAGGGTGGGAGCAGGGTCTGCCAGCCCCCAGCGGCCCAGGGTCCCCCGCCTGGCCGCCCCACTCTACCCGTGTGCATTGAGCACCGCTCCTTCAGGAAGGCTCTGGACGAACAGATGTGTTATCTAACAGTGACTCCAAAACCGTGGTCCCTCGGCCCCCACCACTCCCATCAcctgtgtgtgggctcagttgggtcccactctgcgacccagTGAagtgtaacccgccaggctcctctgtactgcACCTGGAACTTACTAAAAATACAAGGGCTGGTGGTGTGACGGAGCCCATGGTTAGCATCACTTCAGTGACGTCACCTTGATTACATGGAGTTATCCAAGTCACAGTGGGAGTGGCCGACCATGGAAATCGGCTGACGTCACAGATCAGGGTCACTGAACAGTCACCAGCTCACCTGGGGTGGGGCTCAACAGCCCAGGTGATTGTGACCCACAGCCAGGCTTGAGAACCGAGGGTCTCGATTCTCTATTCCAGGAGCTACAAGGGAGGGGTGGCGGGGGGCAGACAGTAAACGGGTGGGAGGACACCCCACACCGCACACCCCACACCCCAGGTTCAAGTCCGTGGAAGAGCGCCTGGCCCCCAAGCTACAGGGCTCTGGTGGCAGCTCTCTGCctggggaggaggctggtggggctCAAGCTGCCCGCAGGGTGGGCGCTGGGACCAAAGCCTCAGCCTCACCCCCCCAGGAACACCCACCCAGAGCCACCGCAGCTCTGACCAGGATCCAGGCCACGAATTTGGGTTTTTAAGTCTGCAAACCTTAAAACTCTCCAGCCCCAAACCATCCGTCTCTAAGTCTCTAAATTAGACTGGTAAACACGTGACACCTGGGGCCAGACAGGAGCGCAGTCCCGGGCCCTGCACACCAGCTGCGATGCCGTGGGGGATGTGGCCTCATTGGTGGGGCTCCAGAAAGACCCCCAGAggaagggagcctgggagcagagCCGGACGGGTCACAGGAGCTCAGCCTGGCCCACCCTCCTTTGGGCCCCGCGGTCTAGGGAGCGGGATGGGGCTTGAGAGGAGGAGCCGCCCCCTGAGCGAAGCCCCGGACCTCACTTCCACGCCCAGAGGCGTGGCGCGGCCCTCTGCAGGGTGAGATAAGGGGCTGGAGGTCAGAGGGCAGCCCCTCCGGCTCCAGACTTAAGAGTCACCGTCCCTGGcccggctgggggtggggggtgcgggggAGCTGGCAGGCACAGCCCCGCAGGAAGCAGGCTGTTTGCGCATCCGCCCCGGCGGAACCCGGCTGTGAGACCGCCTGTTCTTCCTTGCAGTCCGATGGAGCGTACGACGTCATCCTCCCGCGGGCCACCGCCAACAGCCAGGTGACGGGCAGTGCCAACTCCACCCTGCGGGCCGAGGACATCTACGCGGCCCAGAGCCGCCAGGAGGCCACGCTGCCCAAGGAAGGCAAAAACTCTCAGGTGTTTAGAAACCCCTACGTGTGGGACTGAGCCGGCCCCGGAAGAGGCGGGCAGATGGGAGGACCTGGCCCCTGGAGAGGgtcttctcccccaccccacctggaGCCCGCGctctccccaccttccctcctTGCTGGCCCAGGGCAGGCGTGGGCCTCAGCCGGGAGACCCTCCCCGTCTGCCCGCGTTCGGGTGGGCGTCCGGCGCCCCCGCCCGCTCCTCAGTGTTTGCGGAGTCCAGGAGCCAGCTCCAGCTTCCTGCCAGGGTCACCTCCGGTGGCCACGCTCCAGCCAAATAGTGTTCTTCTTGGGGTGGCGGCCGGCCAGCACCTACGTTCTCTGGAGTCTTCAGAGAGATTCCTGCAACCTCGAGAGACGTCGCAGGCGCCTCTGTCCTGCGCCGTGTTCCTCTGTGAGGAGCACGGATGCCTAATAAACACGTTTCTGCTTTGTTAACCCTTCCTCCGGGAATGTCGTGTCTGATCTGGGCTCTCCGTCTCGGATGCCCCGCTCCTCTACCCTGGCCAGTGGGtgtcccctctttctcctcctccctctaaGTCCAGGTCCCAGGAAAGCCACTGCCCATCTCCTATCGAGGGGTGAAGGGGCTGACACCTCCCTCCAGGGAACGGATCTT comes from Muntiacus reevesi chromosome 18, mMunRee1.1, whole genome shotgun sequence and encodes:
- the GPRC5C gene encoding G-protein coupled receptor family C group 5 member C isoform X1; this encodes MAIHRAVLTCLGLPLFLFPGARARAQEQAPPGCSPDLNPLYYNLCDRSEAWGIILEAVAGAGIVTTFVLTIILVASLPFVQDTKKRSLLGTQVFFLLGTLGLFCLVFACVVKPDFSTCASRRFLFGVLFAICFSCLVAHVLALHFLVRKNHGPRGWVIFLVALLLSLVEVIINTEWLIITLVRGASTEGDAPGNGSAGWVAVSPCAIANADFVMALIYVMLLLLCAFTGAWSALCGRFKRWRKHGVFVLLTTTTSIAVWVVWIVMYTYGNRQHNSPTWDDPTLAIALAANAWAFVLFYVIPEVSQVTRPSPEQSYQGDLYPTRGVGYETILKEQKGQSMFVENKAFSMDEPASAKRPVSPYSGYTGQLLTSMYQPTEMALMHKTPSDGAYDVILPRATANSQVTGSANSTLRAEDIYAAQSRQEATLPKEGKNSQAQSPQNSTRW
- the GPRC5C gene encoding G-protein coupled receptor family C group 5 member C isoform X2 encodes the protein MAIHRAVLTCLGLPLFLFPGARARAQEQAPPGCSPDLNPLYYNLCDRSEAWGIILEAVAGAGIVTTFVLTIILVASLPFVQDTKKRSLLGTQVFFLLGTLGLFCLVFACVVKPDFSTCASRRFLFGVLFAICFSCLVAHVLALHFLVRKNHGPRGWVIFLVALLLSLVEVIINTEWLIITLVRGASTEGDAPGNGSAGWVAVSPCAIANADFVMALIYVMLLLLCAFTGAWSALCGRFKRWRKHGVFVLLTTTTSIAVWVVWIVMYTYGNRQHNSPTWDDPTLAIALAANAWAFVLFYVIPEVSQVTRPSPEQSYQGDLYPTRGVGYETILKEQKGQSMFVENKAFSMDEPASAKRPVSPYSGYTGQLLTSMYQPTEMALMHKTPSDGAYDVILPRATANSQVTGSANSTLRAEDIYAAQSRQEATLPKEGKNSQVFRNPYVWD